The Vicingaceae bacterium genome has a segment encoding these proteins:
- a CDS encoding hypothetical protein (possible pseudo, frameshifted): protein MQNENFLKELVNVYRAIEKNKQKTKPIFVKIAPDLNEDQAIEMADAAIRLNIDGLVVSNTTLDRTGLKTPVQKLEKIGSGGLSGKPLFQRSTHLLREIKKYAGERLILIGCGGIFSGNDACSKLDAGADLVQIYTGFVFQGPALLNDILKKTSRYGKSTI from the coding sequence TTGCAAAACGAAAATTTTTTGAAAGAACTTGTAAATGTTTACCGGGCAATAGAAAAAAATAAACAAAAAACCAAACCTATTTTTGTGAAAATTGCTCCTGATCTGAACGAAGATCAAGCAATAGAAATGGCTGATGCGGCCATTCGTTTGAACATCGACGGATTGGTCGTTTCCAATACTACCCTTGACCGAACAGGATTAAAAACTCCCGTTCAAAAACTGGAAAAGATAGGATCCGGTGGTCTTAGTGGAAAGCCATTGTTCCAACGATCGACCCATCTTTTGCGTGAAATAAAAAAATATGCAGGTGAAAGGTTGATTTTGATTGGATGTGGCGGAATTTTTTCAGGCAACGACGCTTGCAGCAAACTGGATGCCGGCGCAGATTTGGTTCAAATATACACCGGTTTTGTTTTTCAAGGACCGGCACTATTAAACGATATATTAAAAAAAACGTCCAGGTATGGAAAATCAACTATTTGA
- a CDS encoding peptidase S41: protein MKRIVISILGWMACGLVLAQMSHHESIRKIETVLYYIENGYVDTVDPGKLAEKAIVGMLESLDPHSVYIPKEEVQAMNEPLEGNFEGIGIEFQILQDTVMVVHPIIGGPSEILGIRAGDKIIKVNDTVFAGIKLTNRDVVKKLRGPKGTKVKVSIMRAGNPELIDFVITRDKIPIYSVDAAYMIDKKTGYVKISRFAKETDKEFREAMEKLKKQGLENLILDLQGNGGGYLNTAVQLADEFLDNNKLIVYTLGAHHPKEEYKAINKGVFEKGKLVVLIDEGSASASEIVSGAIQDWDRGLIVGRRSFGKGLVQRPYALADGSFIRLTTGRYYTPTGRSIQKPYDENINKYRSEIYERMKSGELNDSDKIKLPDSLKFKTPAGRVVYGGGGIVPDVFVPIDTSGYSKYYSDLVRKGILNDFVLNYIDKKREELLKSYPDMQTFKSNADMAPIQKELYKFAEEKKLEPNQDQMKISDRWIAMQLKANIARHLYGNYAYFYIINDLNPIYLKGVEVVNSKLFDEMKLSYK from the coding sequence ATGAAAAGAATAGTTATTTCTATATTAGGTTGGATGGCTTGTGGGTTGGTTTTGGCCCAGATGAGTCATCATGAGAGTATTCGTAAGATTGAAACGGTTTTATATTACATTGAAAATGGTTATGTAGATACGGTAGATCCCGGAAAATTGGCCGAAAAAGCCATTGTAGGCATGCTCGAAAGTCTCGATCCTCATTCGGTTTATATACCCAAAGAAGAGGTGCAGGCCATGAATGAGCCACTTGAAGGTAATTTTGAAGGAATTGGAATTGAATTTCAAATATTGCAAGATACAGTCATGGTTGTTCACCCCATCATAGGAGGCCCCTCGGAAATTTTAGGAATTAGAGCAGGAGATAAAATTATTAAGGTTAACGATACCGTTTTTGCCGGAATAAAATTAACCAATCGGGATGTGGTGAAAAAACTACGAGGACCAAAAGGAACAAAAGTGAAAGTTAGCATCATGCGGGCAGGAAATCCCGAATTGATAGATTTTGTCATCACCCGCGATAAAATTCCTATATACAGCGTTGATGCAGCTTATATGATAGACAAAAAAACCGGATATGTTAAAATTTCCCGTTTTGCTAAAGAAACAGACAAGGAGTTTCGCGAAGCAATGGAAAAATTAAAGAAACAAGGGTTGGAAAACCTCATCCTAGACCTTCAGGGCAATGGCGGTGGATATCTCAATACAGCCGTACAACTCGCCGATGAATTTCTCGATAACAATAAACTGATAGTTTATACACTTGGAGCTCATCATCCGAAAGAAGAATATAAAGCCATCAACAAGGGAGTATTTGAAAAAGGGAAACTGGTGGTTTTGATCGACGAAGGGTCTGCCTCGGCAAGTGAAATTGTATCCGGAGCCATTCAGGACTGGGATCGAGGATTGATCGTGGGAAGGCGTTCATTTGGAAAAGGTTTGGTGCAACGTCCTTATGCTTTGGCCGATGGTTCGTTTATCCGTCTGACCACCGGCAGATATTATACTCCTACCGGACGTTCCATACAAAAACCTTATGATGAAAATATCAACAAATACCGTAGCGAAATCTATGAACGGATGAAATCGGGAGAATTAAATGATTCGGACAAAATAAAATTGCCTGATTCGCTAAAATTCAAAACACCGGCCGGACGTGTCGTGTATGGTGGAGGAGGAATCGTACCCGATGTTTTTGTTCCAATTGATACTTCCGGTTATTCTAAGTATTATTCCGATTTGGTCAGAAAAGGAATTTTGAATGATTTTGTTTTGAATTATATCGACAAAAAAAGAGAGGAATTATTAAAATCATATCCCGACATGCAAACGTTTAAATCCAATGCAGACATGGCTCCCATTCAAAAAGAGTTATATAAATTTGCAGAAGAAAAAAAATTGGAACCCAATCAAGACCAAATGAAAATTTCAGACCGATGGATAGCCATGCAGTTAAAGGCAAATATAGCCCGGCATTTATATGGAAATTACGCTTACTTTTATATCATCAACGATTTGAATCCCATTTATTTAAAAGGTGTAGAGGTGGTGAATTCCAAACTATTTGACGAAATGAAATTGTCATATAAATAA
- a CDS encoding hypothetical protein (possible pseudo, frameshifted), with protein sequence MFYRFFLRPLLFLLYPEYAHHLTMGIMSWAVNTPFLKHLIKKKFKNNYYDKPLSIKNLTFDNHLGLAAGFDKNAQYLHVWEALGFGHVEIGTVTPRPQKGNPKPRLFRLPSDEAMINRMGFNNDGVDVVVERLKNYRKKGKVGHRRKYWKKQNNSQ encoded by the coding sequence ATGTTTTACAGATTTTTCCTTCGTCCATTATTGTTTTTATTGTATCCGGAATACGCCCATCATCTGACGATGGGAATAATGTCATGGGCTGTCAATACTCCCTTTTTGAAACATCTAATCAAAAAAAAATTCAAAAACAATTACTACGATAAACCTCTTTCAATCAAAAATTTAACTTTCGACAATCATTTGGGATTGGCTGCCGGTTTTGACAAAAATGCCCAATATCTCCATGTATGGGAAGCACTTGGTTTTGGACATGTAGAAATAGGTACTGTCACTCCCAGGCCACAAAAAGGTAACCCCAAACCTCGTTTGTTTCGCTTGCCCTCCGACGAAGCCATGATAAACCGTATGGGATTCAACAACGATGGTGTAGATGTTGTGGTGGAAAGATTAAAAAACTACCGCAAAAAGGGGAAAGTTGGTCATCGGCGGAAATATTGGAAAAAACAAAACAACTCCCAATGA